In a single window of the Actinomycetota bacterium genome:
- a CDS encoding transcriptional repressor, producing the protein MGRARLLELGIRVTAPRLAVLSAVAERPHSDADAVARAVRERLGTVSTQAVYDTLALFSAEGLLRRIAPAGSPARYETRVGDNHHHVTCRVCGAMADVDCAVGQVPCLTPADSHGYVIDEADVIYWGLCPSCQHAQPTDQPQPTDEPESTDKPEPTESKE; encoded by the coding sequence GTGGGCCGGGCGCGACTGCTCGAGCTCGGGATCAGGGTGACGGCTCCCCGGCTGGCGGTGCTGAGCGCCGTCGCCGAGCGCCCGCACAGCGATGCCGACGCCGTGGCGCGCGCGGTGCGTGAGCGCCTCGGGACCGTGTCGACCCAGGCGGTGTACGACACGCTGGCGCTGTTCAGCGCGGAGGGGCTGCTGCGGCGCATTGCCCCGGCCGGCTCACCGGCGCGCTACGAGACGCGAGTCGGCGACAACCACCACCATGTGACCTGCCGAGTCTGCGGAGCTATGGCCGACGTCGACTGCGCGGTCGGCCAGGTGCCGTGCCTCACGCCGGCCGACTCCCACGGCTACGTCATCGACGAGGCCGACGTCATCTACTGGGGCCTGTGCCCCTCGTGTCAGCACGCTCAGCCGACCGACCAGCCTCAGCCGACCGACGAGCCCGAATCAACCGACAAGCCCGAACCAACCGAATCGAAGGAGTGA